A single region of the Halobacterium wangiae genome encodes:
- a CDS encoding BMP family lipoprotein, with the protein MSDFDRREFIKATAGLGAVGLGGIAGCTGGPSDGDEDTTTSTTTTSDDSGTDTETTTEQSDPTQIGMVYATGGLGDGSFNDQAQQGIQQAAEDFNVEYDETQPDDVPQFSNYQQQLASSTDPDYDLVSCIGFLQADALSETSESYPDQNFQIVDSVVEANNVGNYVFQEHEGSYLVGVLAAMLTSQSFEAGAGSTNPEASTVGFVGGVEGALIGKFEAGFKAGVQAVDENIEVQTSYVGSFNDPSGGQEAALAMYNDGADVVYHASGNTGTGVFQAAQEQGRFAIGVDRDQSVTKDSYQDVILASMVKRVDTAVYNAVEATVNDEFEGGSTTTLGLEQDGVACVYGQQLGSEIPEDSKTAVSDARDGIIAGDISVPQDPSNV; encoded by the coding sequence ATGTCCGACTTCGATCGGCGCGAGTTCATCAAGGCAACGGCGGGACTTGGAGCGGTCGGTCTCGGCGGCATCGCTGGCTGTACCGGCGGCCCCTCGGACGGCGACGAGGACACGACGACCTCGACGACCACGACCTCGGACGACTCCGGGACGGACACCGAGACGACGACCGAGCAGTCCGACCCGACACAGATCGGGATGGTGTACGCGACGGGCGGACTCGGCGACGGGTCGTTCAACGACCAGGCCCAGCAGGGCATCCAGCAGGCTGCCGAGGACTTCAACGTCGAGTACGACGAGACCCAGCCCGACGACGTCCCGCAGTTCAGTAACTACCAGCAGCAGCTCGCGAGCTCCACCGACCCGGACTACGACCTGGTCTCCTGTATCGGGTTCCTGCAGGCGGACGCGCTCAGTGAGACGTCCGAGAGCTACCCCGACCAGAACTTCCAGATTGTCGACTCCGTCGTCGAGGCGAACAACGTCGGAAACTACGTCTTCCAGGAGCACGAGGGCTCGTACCTCGTCGGCGTGCTCGCTGCGATGCTGACGTCCCAGAGCTTCGAAGCGGGTGCCGGCTCCACGAACCCGGAGGCCTCGACCGTCGGCTTCGTCGGCGGCGTCGAGGGCGCGCTCATCGGGAAGTTCGAGGCAGGGTTCAAGGCGGGCGTTCAGGCCGTCGACGAGAACATCGAGGTCCAGACGTCCTACGTGGGTAGCTTCAACGACCCGAGCGGCGGGCAGGAGGCCGCCCTCGCGATGTACAACGACGGCGCGGACGTCGTCTACCACGCCTCCGGCAACACCGGCACCGGTGTGTTCCAGGCGGCCCAGGAGCAGGGTCGGTTCGCCATCGGCGTCGACCGCGACCAGTCCGTGACGAAGGACAGCTACCAGGACGTCATCCTGGCGAGCATGGTCAAGCGCGTCGACACGGCAGTGTACAACGCCGTCGAAGCGACGGTCAACGACGAGTTCGAGGGTGGCAGTACCACGACGCTCGGCCTGGAGCAGGACGGTGTGGCCTGCGTCTACGGTCAGCAGCTCGGCTCGGAGATCCCCGAGGACTCGAAGACC